The following are encoded together in the Streptomyces sp. NBC_00341 genome:
- a CDS encoding carbohydrate ABC transporter permease — protein MLMVAPALLHASLWIGLPVIAAVVLAFTKYDVLTPPQFVGFDNFRDMLDDAVFRKSIVNTVIYTFFTVPFGMALGLLMALALHTGLKARGVFRTAIFLPQVTATVAIALVWLWIYNPGNGLFNTLLSFVGIQGPAWLSSTSWAMPSVILVGIWQGIGMKMLIYLAALQSLPKELYEAASVDGASKVRQFFSITLPLLKPATFFVLITSMINAFQSFDQIYILTDGGPANSTTMMTYEIYKSAFREFRVGYACAQSLVLFVLLMGFTLVNRRIMGGTRGHS, from the coding sequence ATGCTCATGGTGGCGCCCGCCCTGCTGCACGCCTCCCTCTGGATCGGGCTGCCGGTCATCGCCGCGGTCGTCCTGGCCTTCACCAAGTACGACGTGCTGACGCCGCCGCAGTTCGTGGGGTTCGACAACTTCCGGGACATGCTGGACGACGCGGTGTTCCGCAAGTCCATCGTGAACACCGTCATCTACACCTTCTTCACCGTGCCGTTCGGCATGGCGCTGGGGCTGCTGATGGCGCTCGCCCTGCACACGGGGCTCAAGGCGCGGGGTGTCTTCCGCACCGCGATCTTCCTGCCGCAGGTCACCGCGACGGTCGCCATCGCCCTGGTCTGGCTGTGGATCTACAACCCGGGCAACGGGCTGTTCAACACCCTGCTGTCGTTCGTGGGCATCCAGGGGCCGGCCTGGCTCTCCTCGACCTCATGGGCGATGCCGTCGGTGATCCTGGTCGGCATCTGGCAGGGCATCGGCATGAAGATGCTCATCTACTTGGCCGCGCTGCAGTCCCTGCCGAAGGAGCTGTACGAAGCGGCCTCGGTGGACGGCGCCTCGAAGGTCCGGCAGTTCTTCTCGATCACCCTGCCGCTGCTGAAACCGGCGACGTTCTTCGTGCTCATCACCTCGATGATCAACGCGTTCCAGTCCTTCGACCAGATCTACATCCTGACCGACGGCGGACCGGCCAACAGCACCACGATGATGACGTATGAGATCTACAAGTCCGCCTTCCGGGAGTTCCGCGTCGGCTACGCCTGCGCCCAGTCCCTGGTGCTGTTCGTCCTGCTGATGGGCTTCACCCTGGTCAACCGGCGGATCATGGGAGGCACCCGTGGCCACAGCTGA
- a CDS encoding carbohydrate ABC transporter permease, which translates to MATAELHKSGALRPPRPAAKGNRRSAGRIALFLTLCVVSLLMVVPFVWMVLTSLKTPVEIASQDAGLLPEHWEFGNYVDALKAAPFATYARNSFIIAFSHTLINVLVASMAGYSLARIRFRGSEVIFYLFIAALMIPTYTKVLPEFLIVRFMPLAGGNDLFGQGGSGWLDSWWALIVPGAVTPFAVFLFRQFYLDLPVELEEAARLDGLGEFRIYSRIMSPQVKPAFITVALLTFESSWNNFLWPLLVTHSDNLRVIQVGLSVFKTENGTQWHFLMAGTTLATLPMVVLFLIGQRYFVQGFATAGLK; encoded by the coding sequence GTGGCCACAGCTGAGCTGCACAAGTCCGGGGCCCTGCGTCCGCCCCGGCCCGCCGCGAAGGGCAACCGCCGCTCCGCCGGCCGGATCGCGCTGTTCCTGACGCTCTGCGTCGTCTCGCTGCTGATGGTGGTGCCGTTCGTCTGGATGGTGCTGACCTCACTCAAGACGCCCGTGGAGATCGCGTCGCAGGACGCCGGACTGCTGCCGGAGCACTGGGAGTTCGGCAACTACGTCGACGCGCTGAAGGCCGCGCCCTTCGCCACGTACGCCCGCAACAGTTTCATCATCGCGTTCAGCCACACCCTCATCAACGTCCTGGTGGCGTCGATGGCGGGGTACTCACTGGCCCGGATCAGGTTCCGGGGCAGCGAGGTCATCTTCTACCTGTTCATCGCGGCGCTGATGATCCCGACGTACACCAAGGTGCTGCCGGAGTTCCTGATCGTCCGCTTCATGCCGCTGGCCGGTGGCAACGACCTCTTCGGCCAGGGCGGCAGCGGCTGGCTGGACTCCTGGTGGGCGCTCATCGTGCCCGGCGCGGTCACCCCGTTCGCCGTCTTCCTCTTCCGGCAGTTCTACCTGGACCTTCCGGTGGAGCTGGAGGAGGCCGCCCGGCTCGACGGGCTCGGAGAGTTCCGGATCTACTCCAGGATCATGTCCCCGCAGGTCAAGCCGGCCTTCATCACCGTGGCGCTGCTGACCTTCGAGTCCTCCTGGAACAACTTCCTGTGGCCGTTGCTGGTGACCCATTCGGACAACCTCCGGGTGATCCAGGTCGGGCTCTCCGTCTTCAAGACCGAGAACGGCACCCAGTGGCACTTCCTGATGGCGGGCACCACGCTCGCCACCCTGCCCATGGTCGTTCTCTTCCTCATCGGCCAGCGCTATTTCGTGCAGGGCTTCGCAACCGCCGGTCTCAAGTGA